A genome region from Mycobacterium sp. 3519A includes the following:
- the upp gene encoding uracil phosphoribosyltransferase encodes MAAVQLIDHPLVQHKLTLMRRKDASTKSFRQLLQEISALMAYEVLRDMPLHDVAIDTPLESTTGKVIDGKKLVFVSILRAGTGILDGMLSVVPGARVGHIGLYRDPKTLVAVEYYFKMPGELHERDVVVVDPMLATGNSAVAAVDRLKECGPKSIKFVCLLTCPEGIAAMQAAHPDVAIYTAAIDRQLDEHGYILPGLGDAGDRIFGTK; translated from the coding sequence ATGGCCGCCGTGCAACTGATCGACCATCCGCTGGTGCAGCACAAACTCACGCTGATGCGCCGAAAAGACGCGTCCACCAAGAGTTTCCGTCAGCTGCTGCAGGAGATCTCGGCGTTGATGGCCTACGAGGTGCTGCGCGACATGCCGCTGCACGACGTCGCGATCGATACGCCGTTGGAAAGCACCACCGGCAAGGTGATCGACGGCAAGAAGCTGGTCTTCGTGTCGATCCTGCGGGCGGGCACCGGGATCCTGGACGGCATGCTCAGCGTGGTGCCCGGCGCCCGCGTCGGCCACATCGGCCTCTACCGCGATCCCAAAACACTTGTCGCCGTCGAGTATTACTTCAAAATGCCCGGCGAACTCCACGAACGCGACGTGGTGGTCGTCGACCCGATGCTGGCGACCGGCAACTCGGCGGTCGCCGCGGTGGATCGGTTGAAGGAGTGTGGTCCCAAATCAATCAAATTCGTCTGCCTGCTCACCTGTCCGGAAGGCATCGCCGCGATGCAGGCCGCGCATCCCGACGTGGCTATCTACACAGCGGCCATCGACCGCCAGCTCGATGAGCACGGCTACATCCTGCCCGGCCTCGGCGACGCCGGGGACCGCATCTTCGGCACCAAGTAG
- a CDS encoding DUF899 domain-containing protein, whose translation MNTPPVVSAQEWDAAWREMLVKEKEVQRARDALAAQRRRMPWLAVEREYVFDGPNGKASLLDLFDGRRQLIVYRAFIEPGTGDWPEHGCTGCSLMADHVPNLAHLNARDTTFVYASRATQSDLERMKAKMGWRHPWYTITDDFDKDFGCDMWHATNAFIRDDDGHVFRTYLINGRGDEVFVNTWNLLDMTAFGRQEDWEDSPVGYPQTPPYEWWSWHDTYAEHTPWRWFGDPDPNDPNDQRPPRKNT comes from the coding sequence ATGAACACACCACCCGTCGTGTCGGCGCAGGAGTGGGATGCCGCCTGGCGCGAGATGCTGGTCAAGGAGAAGGAGGTTCAACGCGCTCGCGACGCCCTGGCCGCACAACGGCGCCGGATGCCGTGGCTCGCGGTCGAGAGGGAGTACGTATTCGACGGGCCGAACGGTAAGGCCAGTCTGCTCGATCTGTTCGACGGCAGGCGCCAGTTGATCGTCTACCGAGCCTTCATCGAGCCCGGCACCGGCGACTGGCCCGAACACGGTTGCACCGGTTGCTCTTTGATGGCCGATCACGTGCCCAACCTGGCCCACCTCAACGCGCGAGACACGACGTTCGTCTATGCGTCGCGCGCGACGCAATCCGACCTCGAGCGGATGAAGGCGAAGATGGGCTGGCGGCACCCGTGGTACACCATCACCGACGATTTCGACAAGGACTTCGGTTGCGATATGTGGCACGCCACCAACGCGTTCATCCGCGATGACGACGGCCACGTGTTCCGCACCTATCTCATCAACGGCCGCGGCGACGAAGTCTTCGTCAACACCTGGAACCTGCTCGACATGACCGCTTTTGGGCGACAGGAGGATTGGGAGGACTCACCTGTGGGTTACCCGCAGACCCCACCGTATGAGTGGTGGAGCTGGCACGACACCTACGCAGAGCACACGCCGTGGCGGTGGTTCGGCGACCCCGACCCGAACGACCCCAACGATCAGCGGCCACCGCGCAAGAACACCTAG
- a CDS encoding MBL fold metallo-hydrolase: protein MSSEMTQIRDDLWQTRTESPFPGLKTHAYLWRRPTGNILFYSPASDADFDAIEDLGGVSAQYLSHLDEAGPMLARVAEKFGSRLHAPAAELDAITRHARVDVPVAARRHVDENGVDVVPTPGHSDGSTCYLAEGVGGEMYLFTGDTMFPTADGTWATFLPPGRGSAADLRSSLEVLATVQPNMVISSAFGGDTAIESVDNGRWSRCVAEALKTVPS from the coding sequence ATGAGTTCCGAGATGACCCAGATCCGAGACGATCTCTGGCAGACCCGCACCGAATCCCCCTTCCCAGGCCTGAAGACACACGCGTATCTGTGGCGGCGGCCGACCGGAAACATCCTGTTCTACAGCCCGGCCTCTGATGCGGACTTCGACGCCATCGAGGACCTGGGCGGTGTGAGCGCGCAGTACCTTTCCCATCTCGACGAGGCGGGCCCGATGCTGGCGCGTGTCGCCGAGAAATTCGGCTCCCGGTTGCACGCGCCGGCCGCCGAACTGGACGCGATCACCCGCCACGCCAGAGTCGACGTGCCCGTTGCGGCTCGCCGCCATGTGGACGAGAACGGCGTCGATGTGGTTCCCACGCCAGGACATTCGGATGGCAGCACCTGTTACCTAGCCGAAGGTGTCGGCGGCGAAATGTACTTGTTCACCGGCGACACCATGTTCCCGACGGCCGACGGTACGTGGGCGACGTTTCTGCCGCCCGGCCGGGGCAGCGCCGCCGACCTGCGGTCCAGCCTCGAGGTACTTGCCACGGTGCAGCCGAATATGGTCATCTCCAGCGCGTTCGGCGGCGACACGGCGATCGAGTCGGTCGACAACGGCCGCTGGAGCCGGTGCGTCGCGGAGGCGCTGAAGACCGTCCCGTCCTGA
- a CDS encoding nitroreductase has protein sequence MDVYEAVESRRAVRAFTDQPVSRDVIERVLTAAAWSPSGSNIQPWNTFVVTGAPLAELKKRATERVATGVPWDDREYEMYPQPMKSVYQERRAAFGKERYSALGIARDDWEARQRAAIANWDCFGAPAALFVYIDRDLGVAQWADVGMYLQSVMLLLRAEGLHSCPQMAWSQVRETVADVVSPPEGLILFCGMSIGYEDTTVSLPRTGRAPLDETVTFIDG, from the coding sequence GTGGACGTCTATGAGGCGGTCGAGAGCAGGCGGGCCGTGCGCGCCTTCACCGACCAGCCGGTATCGCGCGACGTGATCGAACGTGTGCTGACCGCCGCGGCCTGGTCACCGTCGGGATCGAACATTCAGCCGTGGAACACCTTTGTGGTGACCGGCGCGCCGTTGGCGGAGCTGAAGAAGCGCGCCACCGAACGTGTCGCCACCGGTGTCCCGTGGGACGACCGCGAATACGAGATGTATCCGCAGCCAATGAAGTCGGTCTATCAGGAGCGCCGGGCCGCCTTCGGCAAGGAGCGCTACAGCGCACTCGGCATCGCCCGCGACGACTGGGAAGCCCGCCAACGCGCGGCAATCGCAAACTGGGATTGCTTCGGCGCGCCCGCAGCGCTGTTCGTCTACATCGACCGGGACCTGGGCGTGGCGCAGTGGGCCGACGTCGGCATGTACCTGCAGAGCGTCATGCTGCTCCTGCGGGCCGAGGGGCTGCATAGCTGTCCGCAGATGGCCTGGTCTCAGGTGCGCGAAACCGTCGCCGACGTCGTCTCGCCCCCCGAAGGGCTGATCCTGTTCTGCGGCATGTCGATTGGCTACGAGGACACCACCGTGAGTCTTCCTCGAACAGGTCGGGCGCCGCTCGACGAGACGGTCACCTTCATCGACGGGTAG
- a CDS encoding MarR family winged helix-turn-helix transcriptional regulator has translation MSTSRATDRAGDTSPFALGLALRRAHWHAAAVMSEAFRPLGIELRHFAVLLVLVNRGPTPQRDLAAATGSDKAGIMRVVDDLERQGLAVRKAVPGDRRIRAVEITKKGLKVFDAAHVAAEPLAEQLIAPLKPAEAKQLTELLNRISATR, from the coding sequence ATGAGCACTTCGCGCGCGACAGACCGTGCCGGCGACACGTCGCCATTCGCGCTCGGATTGGCGCTGCGTCGCGCCCACTGGCACGCGGCCGCAGTGATGTCGGAGGCCTTCCGGCCGCTCGGCATCGAGTTGCGGCACTTCGCGGTGCTGCTGGTGCTCGTCAACCGCGGACCCACGCCCCAGCGCGACCTCGCTGCCGCAACCGGCTCGGACAAAGCGGGAATCATGCGTGTCGTCGACGACCTCGAACGGCAGGGCCTTGCCGTGCGCAAGGCGGTGCCGGGGGACCGGCGCATCCGGGCGGTGGAAATCACCAAGAAGGGACTCAAGGTCTTCGACGCCGCCCATGTGGCCGCAGAGCCACTGGCCGAACAGCTCATCGCCCCGCTCAAGCCCGCGGAAGCCAAACAGCTCACCGAACTCCTCAACCGGATCTCGGCTACGCGCTGA
- a CDS encoding alpha/beta hydrolase, which translates to MQTLEYAPGRAVDVIGEAGPVVLMWHGAQTDARSTMRPLAELVAGHGLTVVMPDWDSHAADGGRADLLGSLEFVRERADVDRLVLVGWSLGGAAAAGVAINAGQFDVPVAHTVCLAGAFIARNPVTGAALPTELPAQGISPFTLLHGTADDVVPVEVSRSFAATLRDSRWPVEYVELATDHGAIAGATFDRAGDRYLPSDDPAVLAVAADVAGRIASAAGGDLNNG; encoded by the coding sequence ATGCAGACGCTGGAGTACGCCCCGGGCAGAGCCGTCGACGTGATCGGTGAGGCAGGTCCTGTGGTGCTGATGTGGCACGGCGCGCAGACCGATGCGCGTAGCACCATGCGACCGCTGGCCGAATTGGTGGCCGGTCACGGCCTCACGGTGGTGATGCCGGATTGGGACTCCCACGCCGCCGACGGCGGTCGCGCTGATCTGCTCGGATCGCTCGAGTTCGTCCGTGAGCGCGCCGATGTCGACCGGCTTGTCCTGGTCGGCTGGTCGCTGGGCGGTGCGGCCGCTGCCGGAGTGGCCATCAACGCCGGGCAGTTCGATGTCCCGGTGGCACACACTGTCTGTCTGGCGGGCGCGTTCATCGCACGCAACCCTGTCACCGGTGCCGCGCTGCCGACCGAGCTTCCCGCGCAGGGGATTTCGCCGTTCACGCTGCTGCACGGCACCGCCGACGACGTGGTGCCGGTCGAGGTGAGCCGGTCGTTCGCTGCGACGCTGCGCGACAGCCGTTGGCCCGTCGAGTACGTCGAGTTGGCCACCGACCACGGCGCGATCGCCGGCGCCACCTTCGACCGCGCCGGGGATCGCTATCTCCCGTCGGACGACCCTGCGGTGTTGGCGGTCGCCGCCGACGTGGCCGGGCGCATCGCGTCTGCGGCGGGGGGTGACCTCAACAATGGTTGA
- a CDS encoding DUF1688 family protein, translating into MSVAGVRAEHDVNRPAGAAAALRSTTAIRERAQFLLNRARAGDSPWFVVDDDSLPVAADNVAEVTRTRYPDLRVPLHSRWRHFEAGGVERKADLDLAAMVDLTVVSVLLDAGAGPQWQYLEAATGQRFSRSEGLGVASWHAFCSGLFSGDARPQVDTAGLRAVTVDRLADVFQCGPENPLVGLPGRVAVLHRLADALGAHTRPADLFDVGSRIAAHDILTRVLVSLSRVWLAPNNIGDEALGDCWRHDAVPGAGLTDGWMPFHKLSQWLTYSLTEPFQSAGVQVDGLDELTGLPEYRNGGLLLDTEVLRLRDPDWAARSWDVGDELVIEWRALTVALLDELAPLVRTRLGVDADRMPLACVLEGGTWAAGRALAARLHDGRPPLSIVSDGTVF; encoded by the coding sequence ATGAGCGTGGCCGGCGTGCGGGCCGAGCACGACGTCAACCGTCCCGCGGGTGCGGCGGCGGCGCTGCGCAGCACAACCGCGATCCGCGAGCGCGCGCAGTTTCTGCTGAACCGTGCGCGGGCGGGCGACTCGCCCTGGTTCGTCGTCGACGACGACTCGCTGCCCGTGGCCGCTGACAACGTCGCTGAGGTCACCCGCACTCGCTATCCCGATCTGCGCGTTCCGTTACACAGTCGCTGGCGGCACTTCGAAGCGGGCGGTGTGGAGCGGAAGGCCGACCTCGACCTCGCGGCGATGGTCGACCTCACCGTGGTCAGCGTGTTGCTCGACGCGGGCGCCGGGCCGCAGTGGCAGTACCTGGAAGCGGCGACCGGGCAGCGGTTCAGCCGGTCCGAAGGGCTCGGCGTGGCCAGTTGGCACGCGTTCTGTAGCGGACTGTTCTCCGGCGATGCCCGGCCACAGGTCGACACCGCGGGTCTGCGCGCCGTCACCGTCGACCGACTGGCCGACGTATTCCAGTGCGGACCCGAGAACCCGCTGGTGGGTTTACCGGGCCGGGTGGCGGTGCTGCACCGACTGGCCGACGCACTCGGAGCGCACACCCGACCGGCCGACCTCTTCGACGTCGGATCGCGCATCGCTGCACACGACATCCTCACCCGGGTGCTGGTGTCGTTGTCGCGAGTCTGGTTGGCGCCCAACAACATCGGCGACGAAGCCCTCGGCGACTGCTGGCGCCACGACGCCGTGCCGGGCGCGGGGCTGACCGACGGCTGGATGCCGTTTCACAAGCTGTCGCAGTGGCTGACCTACTCGCTGACAGAACCGTTTCAATCGGCGGGTGTGCAGGTGGACGGCCTCGACGAGCTGACCGGGCTGCCCGAATATCGCAACGGTGGCCTGCTGTTGGACACCGAGGTGCTGCGGCTGCGCGATCCGGACTGGGCGGCGCGCAGCTGGGACGTCGGCGACGAGCTGGTGATTGAGTGGCGGGCGCTGACCGTGGCCCTGCTCGACGAGCTCGCCCCGCTGGTGCGCACCCGTCTGGGTGTGGACGCCGACCGGATGCCGCTGGCGTGCGTGCTCGAGGGCGGCACGTGGGCGGCGGGCAGAGCGCTCGCCGCGCGGCTGCACGACGGGCGCCCCCCGCTGTCCATCGTCAGCGACGGGACGGTGTTCTAG
- a CDS encoding GTP cyclohydrolase II — MSADTGADAPSPATSNGGSRHIRLTSHSGGLEAPPIRWGAPTAAERGPLIGTTTKRAHRNVIGTHSGSYSVYRALAVASGALSREHRADLTDTAPTDDIGPYSKWGEAGAIVSLDPWGAMVADVYAADLAAGHDIRPTIAITKAHVIVPEIIEAVQKGRLVPDGRILLPTGAALVTKAAIEPVWHLPGVAQRFGCSETSLRRVLFEETGGMYPELVTRSDLEVFLPPIGGQTVYIFGNARDLSDSSVELTARVHDECNGSDVFGSDICTCRPYLTHAIEECILGAQRGGVGLVAYSRKEGRALGEVTKFLVYNARKRQVGGDTAEAYFTRTECVAGVQDMRFQELMPDVLHWLGISKIHRLVSMSNMKYDAITASGIEVGERVNIPDALIPPDARVEIDAKTAAGYFTPGPVPDAEELRKAKGRGLDG; from the coding sequence ATGTCTGCTGATACCGGTGCCGACGCGCCATCGCCTGCGACGTCGAACGGCGGCTCGCGGCACATCAGACTGACCTCACACAGCGGCGGCCTGGAGGCGCCACCGATTCGCTGGGGTGCGCCGACCGCGGCCGAACGCGGACCGCTGATCGGCACCACCACCAAGCGGGCCCACCGCAATGTGATCGGCACGCACAGCGGGTCGTACAGCGTCTACCGAGCCCTGGCAGTGGCGTCCGGCGCGCTGTCGCGTGAGCACAGGGCCGATCTGACGGACACCGCGCCCACCGACGACATCGGCCCGTATTCCAAATGGGGCGAAGCAGGCGCGATCGTCAGCCTGGACCCGTGGGGCGCGATGGTGGCCGACGTCTATGCCGCCGATCTCGCCGCCGGCCACGACATCAGGCCGACGATCGCGATCACCAAAGCACACGTGATCGTGCCGGAGATCATCGAAGCCGTTCAAAAAGGCCGGCTGGTACCCGACGGCCGGATCCTGCTGCCGACCGGCGCCGCGCTGGTGACCAAGGCGGCGATCGAACCGGTCTGGCACCTGCCGGGCGTGGCGCAGCGGTTCGGCTGCAGCGAGACGAGCCTGCGCCGCGTGCTGTTCGAGGAAACCGGCGGCATGTATCCCGAACTCGTGACGCGGTCGGACCTGGAAGTCTTCCTGCCGCCGATCGGCGGGCAGACCGTCTACATCTTCGGCAACGCCCGCGACCTGAGCGATTCCAGCGTTGAACTGACCGCACGGGTGCACGACGAATGCAACGGTTCCGACGTCTTCGGGTCGGACATCTGCACCTGCCGCCCCTATCTGACGCACGCGATCGAGGAGTGCATCCTCGGCGCCCAGCGCGGCGGCGTCGGCCTGGTCGCCTACTCCCGCAAGGAGGGCCGCGCGCTGGGCGAGGTGACCAAGTTCCTGGTGTACAACGCGCGGAAGCGTCAGGTCGGCGGCGACACCGCCGAGGCGTACTTCACCCGCACCGAGTGTGTGGCCGGCGTGCAGGACATGCGTTTCCAGGAGTTGATGCCGGATGTGCTTCATTGGTTGGGCATCAGCAAGATCCATCGACTGGTTTCGATGAGCAATATGAAGTACGACGCCATCACCGCGTCGGGCATCGAGGTCGGCGAGCGGGTGAACATCCCCGACGCGCTGATCCCGCCCGACGCCCGGGTGGAGATCGACGCGAAGACGGCGGCGGGCTACTTCACCCCCGGACCGGTGCCCGACGCCGAGGAATTGCGCAAGGCGAAGGGCCGGGGGCTCGACGGATGA